Genomic DNA from Vagococcus luciliae:
GAAATGTCAAAATTAAAAAAGGTAAAATGCGTGGTGAAGTGTCATTAGGTATGATTTGTTCATTACAAGAATTAGGTTATTCAGATAGTGTGGTTCCTAAAGAATATTCTGAAGGAATTTATTTCTTACCAGAAGAGGCAGTACCAGGTCAACCAGTATTCCCATATTTGGGAATGGATGATGCAATTATTGAATTATCTGTCACACCAAATAGAGCCGATGCTTTAAGCATGATAGGGGTAGCTTATGAATTAGCTGCGATTTATGACAAAGATATTACATTACCAACTGTGACAATCAATGAAAATCCAGATGAACAAGTGGAAAATTTTGTGTCAATCAAATTAGCAGATGAAGAAGATGTGCCATCATATGGAATGAAAATTATCAAAGATGTCACAATTAAAGAAAGCCCAATGTGGTTACAAACTCGTTTAATGAATGAAGGAATTCGTCCGATTAATAATATTGTCGACGTAACAAACTATACTTTATTATTATTTGGTCAACCACAACATGCCTTTGATTACGATAAACTTGATTCAAAAGAAATCTATGTTCGTCGTGCAACAGACAAGGAAGATTTGACAACCTTAGACGGAGTTGAAAGAGAATTAACTACTGAAGATTTAGTGATTACAAATGGTAAAAAGGCCATTGCTTTAGCTGGTGTGATGGGTGGAGAAAATACTGAAATAACAAGTGAAACCACAACGATTGCATTAGAAACAGCTGTTTTTAATCCAACTCTTGTTCGTCGTACAGCAAGAAGATTAGCTTTATCAAGTGAATCTAGCCGTCGCTTTGAACGTGGGATTAACTGGTCAGTCATTCGTCAAGCTAGCGAGTTCTCTGCTAATCTAATGGCTGAACTTGGTGGTGGAACGATTGTGACAGGTGAAGCACTGGTTGAGTCAAATGTACCAACAGAACCAACTGTTTCAATCACATTAGAGAAAATCAATCGTTCATTAGGTACAAAATTATCAGCAATGGATGTTGAAAAGATCTTCCTACAACTAGGGTTTGATGTTGTATTAAGTGGGGAAACATTTGACGTGACAATTCCATTAAGACGTTGGGATATTAAGATTCCAGCTGACTTGATTGAAGAAGTAGCGCGTATTTATGGATACGATAACTTACCTTCTACTTTACCAAGTGGAGAGTCTTTACCTGGTAAATTATCATTTAAACAGCAAATGACTCGTCAGATTAGATCATTATTAGAAGGAAAAGGATTAACTGAAGCGATTAGCTATGCATTAACGTCTCCTGAATCAGCTGTTCAATTTAAACTAGATACAGAAAATTCAGAGGACATTGTCGAGCTTGATTTTCCAATGAGTGAAGAGCATTCTGTGTTACGTCAAAGTTTAGTTAATGGCTTACTTAAAGATGTTTCTTACAATGTGGCGAGAAAAGCAAGTGGTGTGGCATTTTATGAAATTGGACACGTGTTTAACTGGTACGATAAGTCTGATTTACCAAAAGAAACCACACATTTAGCAATGGCTATGACAGGCGTTTCTCGTAAAAAAGATTGGAAAGAATCACAAGAAGTGGTTGATTTTTATGAAGCAAAAGGAATTGTTGAGTCATTAATTAGCTTTTTAGGACTTGAAAAAGAAGTGGTTTATCAACCAAATCAAACATTAAAAGAGATGCATCCAGGTCGTACAGCAGATATTTTAGTTGGCGAAAGTCATGTTGGTTTTGTGGGACAAATCCATCCTAAATTATCAAAAGATATGGACTTGAAAGAAACATATGTTGTGGAAATTGATTTAGATAAATTATTTGAATTTGTACCAGAAGATAATGTTTACAAAGAAGTAGGTAAATATCCATCAATCAAACGTGATATTGCCTTGTTAGTTGATGAAACAGTGTCACATCAACAAATTGTTGATGTGATTGAAGCAACTGGAGGTAAAAACTTAAGATCAATTCATCTATTTGATTTATTCAAAGGGGAAAAATTAGGTAAAGGGAAAAAATCTCTTGCGTATTCTCTTGTATTCCGAAATGACGACTCAACTTTAGTTGAAGACGAAGTGGTTTCTGTTATGAACAAAATAGAAAAAGCGTTAGTTAATGAGTTAAACATTGAAGTCAGATAATATGAAAACAATTAGTATGTGATAATAATCATGTGCTAATTGTTTTTTTTATTTAAAAGGACAGAAAAACAAATAAAAGTTTGGTATTATAGATGGGATAATATATTAAAGGAGATTGGGATGGTATTAAAAAAGTGTTTAAAAAGATTATTTGTGGGAATGATTTTTTTTAGTTTTCTATTTGTAACACAGGTTTCAGCAGAAGAGATACCAAGCATGATGGATTTAATTAATGAATCGGGTTTTACTGTCAATGAAGCAGATAAACCAAAAGGTGCAGTGTTAATTGATGCAAATACAGGGCAGTATTTGTGGGGAGAAAATCCTGATAGGCCACATAATCCAGCAAGTATTATGAAATTAATGGTTGTTTATTTAGTTTATCAAGCAATTGAAGAAGGAAAACTCACGCTAGATACAACAGTTGAAGCCAACGAGCGCTATGTAGCGATTTCTCAAATTTATCAATTAAGTAATAATAAGATTCAGTTAGGAGCCTCCTACCCAGTAAGAGAATTGCTAAAAATGGCAGTTGTGCCTTCTTCAAATGTAGCAACAGTCATGTTAGCAGATTTAGTTGAACCAAATGCTGTAGAATTTTTAAATAAAGTGAATCAAACCGCGCAAGAATTAGGCATGAACGACACTAAAATTGTCAACATAACTGGTGCAGAAATCAGTGCGTTTCATGGTTTATACGCATCAGAAGGAATTGATACATCATCCTTAGAAATGAATGCATCTAATACAACAACAGCAAGAGATTTAGCAACATTTACCTATTTTTTGTTATCAAAATATCCTGATATTTTAACCATAACTAATTCATCAAAAGTCACAGCAATGACAGGGACACCATTTGAGGAGACATTTGACACGTATAATTATTCGCTACCGGGATTAGAATATTCTTATGAAGGAGTCGATGGATTAAAGACAGGTTCTAGCCCATCAGGAGGGTTTAACATTGATATGACAGCAAAAAAGGGTGATTTACGTTTAATCGCAATAGTATTAGGTGTAGGTGATTGGTCAGACCAAACTGGTGAGTATAAGCGACATCCTTTTGCTAATGCTATGTTAAATTATGGTTTTAATCATTATGAATACAAAAATATTTTAGAGACTGGTGAACACGAAATAGAAAATAAAGTTATTATGACAGATAAACCGCTATACGATACAGTGAAAAAGGATAAATCTTATACATTGAGTTTAGATGATGGCAATGTACTTGTTGTTAATAGGCTAGAAAAAATTTCAGCGACTATTCCAGTAGTGGAAGTGTCATATAAAGAAAAAGAACATTCTGTTAAAAAAGTATTAAAAAATACACCTGTTGAATTAATAGCATTAAATATCCCAACAACGCAATCTGAATGGTTGCAGACAGCAAAACGATTTTGGAAAGAAATAGCTGTTGGATTTATTAGTTTAATTTTTTTACTATTTTTAATAATATGGTATATTAGAAAAAGAAACCGACGAAAAAGGATTAAAGAGAGAATGAAACGCTATTCTCGAAGATAATTTTCGTTAAAAAAATAAGGGAGGATGTAATGATGACAGAACAGACTTACTATACTCTAAAAGATGGTAACAGAATTCCAGTAGTGGGATTTGGTACGTGGCAAGCTGAAAGTGGTGAAATAGCAAAACAAGCAGTAAAATCTGCGTTAGAAGCGGGTTATCGTCATATTGACACAGCAATGATTTATGGTAATGAAGAAAGTGTAGGCGAAGCAATTAAAGAAAGTGGTATTCCACGTGAAAGATTATTTATTACCACAAAGTTATGGAACAAAGATCACTCATACGATAAAGCAAAACTGGCTATCGATGAGTCTTTAGAGAGATTAGGCCTTGATTATTTAGATTTATATTTAATTCATTGGCCAAATCCAGTGGATTATCGGGACCATTGGCAAGAAGCGAATGCTAGTGCTTGGAAAGCGATGGAAGAGGCTCTCAACTCTGGAAAAGTAAAAAGTATCGGCGTTTCTAATTTTTTGACCCATCATTTGAAGGCGTTAGAAGAGACAGCTTCTTTTCAACCAGTGGTGAATCAAATTTATTTAAATCCTAGTGATCAACAACAAGAAATTGTTAGTTATTGTAAAAATAAGGGTATTTTACTAGAGGCATATAGTCCACTAGGCACAGGTGATATTTTTAAATTAGATGAATTAGAAGAAATCGCTAAAGCACATGGTAAGACTGTGGCACAAGTTGTATTACGTTGGTCTCTTCAAAAGGGATTTGTACCACTTCCTAAGTCTGTTACTCCTAGTCGGATTAAAGAAAATATTGAGTTGTTTGATTTTGAACTATCTGAATTTGAGATGGGACTCATTGACGCTTTACAAGGAAAAGCTGGTCAGGCAAGAAATCCGGATGAAGTTAACTTTTAAAAGGCTCTTTATAAAGAGCCTTTTTCTTCATTAAAAAGATGAGTAGATTGGGAGAAATTGATGGAAAAGTTATTAAAAGTTATCTCAAACAGAGCTGTTATTATTGTGTTATTAATCCTTCTTCAATTAGGTGTGTTATTTGCGATTGTGTTTAGATTTCAAAATTATTTTGTTTATTTTTATACGTTCTATTTATTAATTTCCAGTTCTGTTGTGATAAAAATTATTAATAGTCGAAGTAATCCAGCTTACAAAATTGCTTGGATTATTCCAATTATGTTAATTCCTATTTTTGGGACGGTTATTTATTTAGTATTTGGACGTGTTCGCTTTAGTAAAAAAGAAAAAACAAAAATGGAAGTGATTCAAGAAAGAGAACAACTTGCCAATGAGCGAACAGTGCCAAAAGCAAAAATAACAGATGGTAATCAAAATGCTATAATACAGTCTAATTATTTAAGTAAATATGGAGAATCTTCTTTGTTTACACATACAACCAGTGAATATTATCCATTGGGTGAGCAAGCTTTTGAAGCCATGATTGAGGATTTAAAAAAAGCTGAAAAATACATTTTTATGGAATTTTTTATCGTTAATGAAGGTGAAATGTGGCAAACCATTCTTGATATTATGATAAAAAAAGCAAGAGAAGGTGTGGATGTTCGATTTATTTATGATGATTTTGGATGTTTGTTTACATTACCTCATGGATATGATAAAAAATTAAGAAAAGAAGGCATAAAGTGTTGTGTTTTTAATCCATTTATTCCTGTATTATCTCCAATTTTCAATAATCGTAATCATAGGAAAATAACTGTCATTGATGGAAAAATCGCTTATACAGGTGGAATTAACTTAGCTGATGAATACATCAATGCGATTGAGCGTTTTGGTCATTGGAAAGATAATTCAATCAAACTTGTCGGAGAGGCAGCGTGGGGATTTTCTTTGTTATTTTTATCTATGTGGGATTTTGTCAATTCAACTGAAAGTAGAGTAGAAGAATTTATTCCAACCTATGAGGCTAATGAACTACCGGAAACAAAAGGATATTATCAACCTTATGTGGATTCCCCGTTTGATAGAGAAACAGTTGGAATGAATGTCTATTTAAATCTAATCAATCGTGCGACGGATTATGTCTATTTTACTACTCCTTATTTGGTTATTGATAATTTATTGATGGAAGCTCTATGTAATGCCGCAAAAGGTGGTGTCGATGTGAGGATTATTACCCCACATATTCCTGACAAGTGGTATGTTCATGCCGTGACCAAATCAAACTATGCTCAACTAATTGAAGCAGGAGTAAAAATATATGAATACACGCCAGGTTTTATCCATTCTAAAACCTGTGTGGTGGATGGAGAGTATGCAACTGTCGGTACAGTCAATTTGGATTATCGTAGTTTATTTTTACATTTTGAATGTGGTGTGTGGATGTATAAAACGAATGGAGTAGACGATGTCCTACAAGATCACTTAGAAACAGAAAAATTAAGTCAATTAATTACATTAGAAGAAGCAAAAAACGTGTCATTCCCTAAAAAAGTTGTACAGGCGTGTTTATCGGTTTTTGCCCCGTTATTGTAATAACAAAAAGATAGAAAAATGAGAGAGTGAAAAATATGCAAGCAGTTTATTTAGATCATGCAGCAACAACCCCAATGGCTCCTGAAGTGATTGAGGAAATGACACGAATTATGTCATCAACATTTGGTAATCCATCTAGTGTCCATCAATTCGGTAGACAAGCAGAGTTTGAGTTAGATATGGCAAGAGATGTCGTTGCTTCTTCGATTGGTGCACAGTCACGCGAAATCGTCTTTAATGGTGGAGGGTCTGAAGGAGATAATACTGTGTTATTTGATGTTGCTAGACAAATGAAACATCAAGGGAATCATATCATTACCACGAATGTTGAGCACTCTGCGGTGATTAAACCATTAAAAACATTAATGGAACAAGGGTTTGATGTGACTTTTTTACCGGTAGACAAAACTGGTAAAGTCACC
This window encodes:
- the pheT gene encoding phenylalanine--tRNA ligase subunit beta encodes the protein MLVSYKWLKELVDVKDIDVNELADKMSRSGIEVEDVMIPEEGLKKIVVGDVKECVPHPDSDHLSICQVDVGEEELYQIVCGAPNITAGKKVIVALPNSRITGNVKIKKGKMRGEVSLGMICSLQELGYSDSVVPKEYSEGIYFLPEEAVPGQPVFPYLGMDDAIIELSVTPNRADALSMIGVAYELAAIYDKDITLPTVTINENPDEQVENFVSIKLADEEDVPSYGMKIIKDVTIKESPMWLQTRLMNEGIRPINNIVDVTNYTLLLFGQPQHAFDYDKLDSKEIYVRRATDKEDLTTLDGVERELTTEDLVITNGKKAIALAGVMGGENTEITSETTTIALETAVFNPTLVRRTARRLALSSESSRRFERGINWSVIRQASEFSANLMAELGGGTIVTGEALVESNVPTEPTVSITLEKINRSLGTKLSAMDVEKIFLQLGFDVVLSGETFDVTIPLRRWDIKIPADLIEEVARIYGYDNLPSTLPSGESLPGKLSFKQQMTRQIRSLLEGKGLTEAISYALTSPESAVQFKLDTENSEDIVELDFPMSEEHSVLRQSLVNGLLKDVSYNVARKASGVAFYEIGHVFNWYDKSDLPKETTHLAMAMTGVSRKKDWKESQEVVDFYEAKGIVESLISFLGLEKEVVYQPNQTLKEMHPGRTADILVGESHVGFVGQIHPKLSKDMDLKETYVVEIDLDKLFEFVPEDNVYKEVGKYPSIKRDIALLVDETVSHQQIVDVIEATGGKNLRSIHLFDLFKGEKLGKGKKSLAYSLVFRNDDSTLVEDEVVSVMNKIEKALVNELNIEVR
- a CDS encoding DUF1958 domain-containing protein, with translation MVLKKCLKRLFVGMIFFSFLFVTQVSAEEIPSMMDLINESGFTVNEADKPKGAVLIDANTGQYLWGENPDRPHNPASIMKLMVVYLVYQAIEEGKLTLDTTVEANERYVAISQIYQLSNNKIQLGASYPVRELLKMAVVPSSNVATVMLADLVEPNAVEFLNKVNQTAQELGMNDTKIVNITGAEISAFHGLYASEGIDTSSLEMNASNTTTARDLATFTYFLLSKYPDILTITNSSKVTAMTGTPFEETFDTYNYSLPGLEYSYEGVDGLKTGSSPSGGFNIDMTAKKGDLRLIAIVLGVGDWSDQTGEYKRHPFANAMLNYGFNHYEYKNILETGEHEIENKVIMTDKPLYDTVKKDKSYTLSLDDGNVLVVNRLEKISATIPVVEVSYKEKEHSVKKVLKNTPVELIALNIPTTQSEWLQTAKRFWKEIAVGFISLIFLLFLIIWYIRKRNRRKRIKERMKRYSRR
- a CDS encoding aldo/keto reductase — encoded protein: MTEQTYYTLKDGNRIPVVGFGTWQAESGEIAKQAVKSALEAGYRHIDTAMIYGNEESVGEAIKESGIPRERLFITTKLWNKDHSYDKAKLAIDESLERLGLDYLDLYLIHWPNPVDYRDHWQEANASAWKAMEEALNSGKVKSIGVSNFLTHHLKALEETASFQPVVNQIYLNPSDQQQEIVSYCKNKGILLEAYSPLGTGDIFKLDELEEIAKAHGKTVAQVVLRWSLQKGFVPLPKSVTPSRIKENIELFDFELSEFEMGLIDALQGKAGQARNPDEVNF
- the cls gene encoding cardiolipin synthase — translated: MEKLLKVISNRAVIIVLLILLQLGVLFAIVFRFQNYFVYFYTFYLLISSSVVIKIINSRSNPAYKIAWIIPIMLIPIFGTVIYLVFGRVRFSKKEKTKMEVIQEREQLANERTVPKAKITDGNQNAIIQSNYLSKYGESSLFTHTTSEYYPLGEQAFEAMIEDLKKAEKYIFMEFFIVNEGEMWQTILDIMIKKAREGVDVRFIYDDFGCLFTLPHGYDKKLRKEGIKCCVFNPFIPVLSPIFNNRNHRKITVIDGKIAYTGGINLADEYINAIERFGHWKDNSIKLVGEAAWGFSLLFLSMWDFVNSTESRVEEFIPTYEANELPETKGYYQPYVDSPFDRETVGMNVYLNLINRATDYVYFTTPYLVIDNLLMEALCNAAKGGVDVRIITPHIPDKWYVHAVTKSNYAQLIEAGVKIYEYTPGFIHSKTCVVDGEYATVGTVNLDYRSLFLHFECGVWMYKTNGVDDVLQDHLETEKLSQLITLEEAKNVSFPKKVVQACLSVFAPLL